From Desulfovibrio aminophilus:
CGGTGGCCTCCTCCATGTAGGATTCAGGCACGTCGTTGAAGATCACCCCGGCCAGATCGTCGCCGACGGCGGCATGGCTGCGCAGGATGTAGTCGTAGCGCAGCTCCTTCTGGTAGCGGTCCACGAGCACGGTCTTCGCGCCCAGGGACGCGGCCACCCGGCTGCCCTCCACCCCGCAGTAGGTGCCCGAGCCGAGGAAGGTGCCCGAGCCCTGGATGAGCATCACGTCCTTGCCCTGGGAGAGCTTGGCGTAGGCCTGGCCGATGGCCGAAAGCAGGTCGCCGCAGCCGGTGGTGAAGGCCTTGATCGTGAAGTCGCGGGTCACGAGCACGGGCGTGACCAGCTCGGGGTCCTGCTCCAGGCCGAGCACGTCCTGGACGAAGAAGGCGTCCTCGTCGCCCACCTTGTCCCCGGTGCGGCGCGGCACCGCGCCCACGGGCTTCATGTAGCCGACGTTCAGGCCCTCCTTCTGGAACTTGAGTCCCAGGGACATGGCGATGAGATTCTTGCCCGAATACCCGGCGGTTGAACCCACGTACACGCCGACCATGACGACCTCCCCGGCCCGCGAGGGCCCTAAGCTTGGCTGTGCGTTTCCGAACCGTTCAGATGCAGGGTCATGCGCACGTCGGCCACCACGGCCCGTTCGTGGTTGACCAGCACGGGATTGAACTCCGCCTCGTAGACTTCCGGGAAATCCAGGGCCAGCCGGGACATGGTCAGGATGATGTCCTCGATGGCCTCGAAGTTCACCGGCTGCTCCCCGCGCACGCCCTTGAGGAGCATGTAGGATCTGATCTCGCGCACGATCTCGAAGGCGTCGGCCCGCGACAGCGGGGCCAGACGGAAGGCGATGTCCTTCAAGATTTCCACGTAGATGCCGCCCAGGCCGAACATGAGCAGCGGCCCGAACTGCTCGTCGCGCTTGAAGCCGATGATGACCTCCCGCGAGCCCTTGGGGGCCATCTCCTGGACCAGGCAGCCCGCGATGTAGGCGTCGCGGCGCAGGCGCTGGGCCCGGGTGGTGATGTCGAAGAAGGCCTCGCGCACGGCCTTGGCGTCGGCCAGCCCCACCTTGACCCCGCCCACGTCGGACTTGTGGGAGATCTGCGGCGAGGCGATCTTGAGCACCACGGGGTAGCCGATGGCCTCGGCCGCGGCCACGGCCTCGTCGCTGCCCCGGGCCAGCCTGGTCCTCGGCGTGGGCAGGTCGTAGGCCGCGAGCACTTCCTGGGCCTCGAACTCCACGATCTCGGACTGGCCGCGCTCCACGGCCCGGCCGACCACCGCGCGGGCCCGCTCCAAATCGCGGGCGATCTCGGGATACACCGGCTCGGGCCGGGCCCGGTTCAGGGCGTGGACGTACATGCTCTCGATGCTGCGGATGGCGGGCTCGGGAAAGGCGTAGCAGGGCACGCCCGCCTCCTGGAGGATGCGCCGCCCCGGGGCCACCTGTTTCTTGCCCATGAAGCAGGCGAAAACCGGCTTGTCCGAGCGCCGCGAGATGTCCGCGATGACCTGGGCCGTGGCCTCCACCTCCACCGAGGCCACCGGGGTGAGGATGACCAGCAGGGAATGGACCATGGGGTCGGCCAGCACGGCCTCGATGGCCTGGCGGTAGCGCGCGGGGTCCGAGTCGCCGATGATGTCCACGGGGTTGTACAGGGCCGCGAAGCTGGGCAGGAAGGATTGCAGCTTGGACACCGTGGCGGTGCCCAGGGAGGCCATGTGCAGCCGCGAACGCTCGCAGGCGTCGGCGGCCAGGATGCCGGGGCCGCCGGAGTTGGTCACGATGCCCAGGTTGGGGCCCCTGGGCAGGGGCTGGTGCGAGAAGGCCTCGGCCAGGTTGAACAGGGACTCCACGTCGGCCACGCGGATCACGCCGCTCTGGCGGAAGGCCGCGGTGTAGGCCGCGTCCGAACCCGCGATGGCGCCGGTGTGGGAGCTGGCGGCCTTGGCTCCGGCGGCCGTGGTGCCGGACTTGATCATGATCACCGGCTTGGCGCGCGTCACGGCGGCGGCCTGGCGCAGGAACTCCCGGCCGTGCTCCACGTTCTCGATGTAGCCCAGGATGACCGTGGTCGCCGGGTCGCGGCCCAG
This genomic window contains:
- a CDS encoding phosphotransacetylase family protein, producing the protein MVGVYVGSTAGYSGKNLIAMSLGLKFQKEGLNVGYMKPVGAVPRRTGDKVGDEDAFFVQDVLGLEQDPELVTPVLVTRDFTIKAFTTGCGDLLSAIGQAYAKLSQGKDVMLIQGSGTFLGSGTYCGVEGSRVAASLGAKTVLVDRYQKELRYDYILRSHAAVGDDLAGVIFNDVPESYMEEATGLIQPFLEKKGVTVLGTIPSDPLMGAIKVTDLAERLNGKVISAQGKGERVVESFLIGTMQVENFLTHFKRHKNSAVIVGGDRSDVQLVALEGNSPCLILTGNLYPNDIILTRSEVLETPIIVVREDTFTVAKKMESILTSHKLRDMIKVNHGAQLVMANVDYALLKKRIGL
- a CDS encoding acetate--CoA ligase family protein is translated as MDLQAFFEPRSVAVIGASDKPGKIGHTVVSNMIGAGFAGRLIPVNPKGGTIEGLPVTSSIRDLPKGLDLAVIAVPRDAVLPALRELADIRAKAAIVITAGFKEVGKEGFLLERDMAALAAESGMALLGPNCLGMMNTGHGVNASFAAGQPSKGPIAFFSQSGALCVAILDWALGENIGFSKFVSLGNKAVLDESRMLEYLGRDPATTVILGYIENVEHGREFLRQAAAVTRAKPVIMIKSGTTAAGAKAASSHTGAIAGSDAAYTAAFRQSGVIRVADVESLFNLAEAFSHQPLPRGPNLGIVTNSGGPGILAADACERSRLHMASLGTATVSKLQSFLPSFAALYNPVDIIGDSDPARYRQAIEAVLADPMVHSLLVILTPVASVEVEATAQVIADISRRSDKPVFACFMGKKQVAPGRRILQEAGVPCYAFPEPAIRSIESMYVHALNRARPEPVYPEIARDLERARAVVGRAVERGQSEIVEFEAQEVLAAYDLPTPRTRLARGSDEAVAAAEAIGYPVVLKIASPQISHKSDVGGVKVGLADAKAVREAFFDITTRAQRLRRDAYIAGCLVQEMAPKGSREVIIGFKRDEQFGPLLMFGLGGIYVEILKDIAFRLAPLSRADAFEIVREIRSYMLLKGVRGEQPVNFEAIEDIILTMSRLALDFPEVYEAEFNPVLVNHERAVVADVRMTLHLNGSETHSQA